In a genomic window of Wyeomyia smithii strain HCP4-BCI-WySm-NY-G18 chromosome 1, ASM2978416v1, whole genome shotgun sequence:
- the LOC129718882 gene encoding uncharacterized protein LOC129718882 has product MDSAAKKTHKHDEGAITRCMELVLSKKKSLYAACKAYGIPQSTVRYRLSGKWTRKARKRPPTVLTGDEEQKLVQYLKTMEKKGFPVVKELLLHKVKTFFGTNSRPNPFTNNVPGRKWLEGFLRRHREITFRTPETVSSASSKEKEADIRGWFTNVTSYLEEINLMSAASDASRIHNGDETSFYLHPQTKAVLASRGTKNVYECEHADGHKNNSNVYLRSRRISCTSRSCSSYAAPICGSIAEVPRRVGIGKSAKGWMDTANFMLYIRNVFYPHLQRKKVQFPVLYFVDGHSSHTTAEVADLCLDLGIVLIALYPNNTRITQPADVAIFKPLKSAWKTAVSGWWLENGGENLLL; this is encoded by the exons ATGGATTCTGCAgcgaaaaaaacacataaacacgatgaaggagcTATCACCCGCTGCATGGAGTTGGTCCTCTCTAAGAAAAAGTCACTGTACGCAGCATGCAAAGCTTATGGCATCCCTCAGTCTACCGTTCGTTACCGACTTAGTGGCAAGTGGACCAGAAAAGCCCGGAAACGGCCACCTACTGTTCTAACAGGAGACGAAGAACAGAAACTCGTGCAATATTTGAAAACGATGGAGAAGAAAGGATTTCCGGTAGTTAAGGAATTACTTCTGCATAAAGTGAAGACATTCTTCGGAACGAATTCTCGACCCAATCCGTTCACGAACAATGTCCCAG GTCGAAAATGGCTGGAAGGATTCCTTCGCCGGCATCGTGAAATCACTTTCCGCACGCCAGAAACTGTGTCTTCCGCAAGTTCTAAAGAAAAAGAGGCAGACATTCGCGGATGGTTCACGAACGTAACATCATATCTCGAGGAAATCAACCTTATGTCAGCCGCATCGGATGCAAGCCGCATACACAACGGCGATGAAACGTCATTCTACCTACACCCACAAACGAAAGCCGTGCTAGCTAGCCGTGGCACTAAGAATGTGTATGAATGCGAGCATGCAGACGGGCACAAAAACAACAGTAATGTTTACCTTCGGAGCAGACGGATCAGTTGTACCTCCAGGAGTTGTTCTTCCTATGCAGCGCCTATCTGTGGAAGTATTGCAGAAGTTCCCCGGAGAGTGGGTATTGGCAAAAGTGCAAAGGGGTGGATGGATACTGCCAACTTTATGCTATACATCAGGAACGTTTTCTACCCTCATCTTCAAAGGAAAAAAGTGCAGTTCCCAGTGCTGTATTTCGTGGATGGTCACTCTTCACACACGACTGCGGAGGTGGCCGATCTGTGCTTGGATTTGGGTATTGTGCTGATTGCTTTATATCCAAACAATACGAGAATAACTCAGCCAGCAGACGTCGCCATTTTTAAACCATTGAAAAGTGCCTGGAAGACTGCCGTATCGGGGTGGTGGCTGGAAAATGGAGGTGAAAATCTATTGCTGTAA